ATTCCCCTGGGACCTGGCAGGCATGATCCTTCAGCATCACGAACGGATGGACGGATCCGGCTATCCTCTTGGCCTCAAGGGCGATGCAATTCTCATGGAAGCGCGAATCCTGGCCGTGGCCGACGTAGTCGAGGCCATCGCCATCCACCGCCCCTACCGTCCATCCATGGGAATCGAGTCCGCCTTGGAGGAAATCGTTGCCAACCGCGGTGTTTTCTACGATTCCGAGGTCGTCGACGTCTGCCTCCGGCTTTTTCGTGAGAAAGGCTATCGACTGGAATAACCGTTTGCCGTCAGGCGCCGCGATACGCTTGCCGACATACCCGTTGACATTCCCGATGATCTGTGATGAATAGCGCGCGGCTGGTGAATCCGGCCGGTCCTGAGAGGAAGGACGCCGTCTGACCTCGAGGGGGAGCGCAACGAGCCATCGCGAGAGGTCTGCTCCCTTCAGGAGCGGACCTCTTTTTTTTGCAATGGAAGGAGCATGCATGAACCGTCGCATCGGAACCATCACCATCATCATCACGAACCGGGCCGACCAGGCCAACCGGATCAACGCCATCCTGAGCGAGCACGGCGAGGCCGTCATCGGCCGGATGGGGCTGCCCTACCCGCCCAAGGGCCTTCACATCATCTCGCTCATCGTTCACGCCACCACCGACGAGATCGGCTCCCTGACGGGAAAGCTGGGCGCCCTGGAGGGCGTGCAGGTGAAGTCGGCCCTGACCAAAGCATAGAAGGGAAAGACCAAATGACCGCAGATTTCATCGACGACGGAAAGATCGAGCGACTGCTTGACGAATCGAAGAACCCGTCCCGTCGGCGGGTTGAGGAACTGATTGAAAAAGCGAAGAAGCTGCAAGGCTTGACGCCGGAGGAGACGGCCGTTCTCCTGCAGACGGAGGACCCGGAGCTCCTGGCCGAAATCGGTCGGACGGCCCGGCAGATCAAGCGGGACATCTACGGGAACCGCCTGGTTCTTTTCGCCCCCCTCTACATCGCGAACTTCTGCAGCAACAACTGCCTCTACTGCGGATTCCGCAAGGACAACAAGGACCTCAAGCGCGTGGCCCTCTCCCTGGAGCAGATTGCAAGCGAAGTAAGCGTCCTGGAGCGGGAGGGGCACAAGCGGCTCCTGATGCTCTGCGGCGAGCACCCCGGCCGATCCAGCCTGGACTACTTCGTTGAGGCCATTGAAACGGCCTATTCCGTGAAGACGGAGAAGGGCGGAGAGATCCGGCGAATCAATGTGGAGATCGCCCCGCTGGAAGTCGAGGAGTTCCGGCGGCTCAAGGCGGCGAAGATCGGGACCTACGTCCTGTTCCAGGAAACCTATCACCACGGGACGTACCGCCGGATGCACCCCAGCGGCCCCAAGAAAGACTACGTCCGGCGGCTGACGGCCATGCACCGGGCCCAGGAGGGCGGCATCGACGACGTGGGCATCGGAGCCCTCTTCGGCCTCTACGATTACAAGTTCGAGGTCCTCGGGCTCCTCTTCCACGCCCTGCAGCTCGAGCGGGACTGCGGCGTGGGCCCCCACACCATCTCGATTCCACGGCTGGAGCCGGCCCTCAACGCGCCGGCGGCTATCAAGCCGCCCCACCCGGTCTCCGACGAGGAATTCAAGAAACTCGTGGCGGTGATCCGCATGGCCGTCCCCTACACGGGAATGATCCTCTCCACCCGCGAGACAGCAGCCCTCCGGAGCGAGGTTTTCGACCTGGGGATTTCCCAGATCAGCGCGGGATCCCGGACGAATCCGGGAGGCTACCGGGAGGATTCCAGCGAGGGGTTCCGGGCGGCCCAATTCAACCTGGGGGACACGCGGACCCTCGACGAGGTGATCCTCGACATCAGCACCCACGGGCACATTCCCAGCTTCTGCACCGCCTGCTACCGGCTGGGCCGGACGGGGGCGGATTTCATGGACCTGGCAAAACCGGGGCTGATCCAGAAGTTCTGCCGAACCAATGCCATCCTCACCTACAAGGAATACCTGCAGGACTACGCATCTCCGGAGACCAAGGCCGTGGGCGACGCCCTGATCGACCGTCTCCTGGCGGAGACGAAAAGCAGCCGCCAGCGTGAAAATCTGGAGAAACGCCTGCGGAAGATCGAGGAAGGGCAGCGGGATCTCTATGTCTGAATCGCCGGACCGGATCGCCGGGCTGATCGGGACGGCCCGCCGGGGGGAGTCTCTCTCCCGGGAAGACCTGACCCTCCTTCTGAACCTGGCGGACGAGGAGTCCCTGGAGGCGCTCGGCACGGCGGCCGACGCCGTCCGCCGGGAAGCCGTCGGGGATGCCGTCTATCTTCGCGGCATCGTAGAGTTCTCCAATTTCTGCCGGCAGAATTGCCTCTACTGCGGCCTCCGCCGGGACAACCGGGACATCATTCGCTATCGGATGGACGAGGACGCCGTCCTCGCCGCCGTCCGCCGGATCCGGGACAGGGACATCGGCACGGTTGTCCTTCAGTCCGGCGAGGATCCCGCATACACCCGTGGCGACCTGTGCCGCATCGTCGGCCGGATCAGGAACGAGACGGGCCTGATCGTGACGCTCTCGGTGGGAGAGCGGCCCCTGGAAGACTACCGGGCCTTCCGCGAGGCCGGAGCGGACCGGTATCTCCTCAAGCACGAGACGGCCTCTCCGGACCTCTACCGGCGGCTCCGGCCCGGATGCATGCTGGAGGACCGCCTCCGCTGCCTGAAGGACCTCCGGGACCTGGGCTACGAGGTCGGAACGGGGAACATGGTGGGCCTCCCGGGACAGACGCCGGAAATCCTGGCGGACGACCTGCTCCTGATCCGCTCCCTCGATGCGGACATGCTGGGGATCGGCCCCTTCATCCCCCACCCGGGAACGCCCCTCGCCGGCGCGCCGGGAGGCGACCTGAAAAGGACGCTCCGGGTCCTGGCCCTGGCCCGCCTCCTGACCCGGGACACGAATATCCCCGCCACGACGGCCCTGGGGACTCTGCATCCGGAAGGCCGGATCCGGGCCCTCCGGGCGGGAGCCAACATCGTCATGCCCGATTTCACCCCCGAAACCCTCCGTGCCCGGTATGACATCTATCCCGGCAAGTCCACCGTGCCGGACGGGGACATCCTCATGGCGCGCCTGCGGGAAGACCTGGTCCTGCTGGAGCGTCACACGGGCAAGGGGCCGGGCGGACGCGTCGTCCCGCGTTGAATCCCTCCGTAAATGACAAATCCGTTGACGGTCCCCCCCGAAAAGGTATAACCTTCGCGCATATAAAAAAACTCACCGCCACATCCGCCGGCCACCATCCGCCGGCGGTTTTCCCAAGCAGGAGGAAACCATGCGCCCGTTGATCGTCTTCTTTACGTTGTTGGGAATCCTGGCCTGCCCGCTTGCCGCAAGCGCCGGAGGGGTGTCCCCCGCCGCCATGGATCGGTACCGTCAGGCCAAAGCATCACTGGAGGAAATGCGTCAGGCCAAGGCAGGCATCTATGCCAGGGACGTTCTGGAAGCCACCCAGCAGACCCTGGCAAAAGCCGGGGAGGCCGCCGATGGCGGAAACGAAGGAGCCGTGAAGACGGCACTGGACAAAGCTGTTCTCCAGATGGATCTGGCCAGGGCCCGGACCGAGGAGCGGGAAGCGGCGGAGAAAACCGCCGTGACCCGGGCCAGACTGGACAAACTGCAGAAACGGCTCGATGACATCCTGGCCGGGAAAGGAGAAAAGCCATGAAACGGTTTCTCTTCTCCCTGCTGTTCTCCATCCTGTGCGCCGCCCTGGCCCTTCCCGCACTGGCCGACGAAAGAGAGCAGGGCCAGTTCGCCATCCAGAAGGCACGGACGATCATTGAAAAGACAACCGCCAGAAGCGATGAGCTGAAAGTCCCGGCTGGGGAGCTTCAAAAAGCCCGGGCATTCCTGGGAAACGCCCAGGCCGCCCTGGACGGAAATCTCTCCTGGCGGGGCAAGCTGAAGCCGGAGGTCCTCCCGGACATTCTTTACTGGGCGGAAATGGCGGAAATCGCCGCCTCCACCGGCATGGCCCGGCTGGACAAGATCTCCCATGAACGGGAAAACCTGAGGCTGGAAAAGGCAATCCCGGAAACCGAGGCCAAGATCAAGGTCTTCGAAGACAAGAACGAGGAAATTCGGAGGCTTCGAGAACAAGTGGGAAAGCCCCAGGGGGAGATGAAAAGTCTGTCGGGAGAGTTGTCCGCATTGAAGAAGGCCAAGACAGGCCTGGAGAAGGATGTCGCCCAGCTTAAAACCGAGCGGGCGAACCTGAACGGACAGGTGGAAGCGCTCAATGCCGTGGCGGCAGGCCTCCGCAAAGACCTGGCCGAAAAGATCCGTTCGACGGAAGAGCTGTCCGCGGAAAATCGCCGCTTGAAGGATGATTTCAAGGCCCTGGAAAACCGGAAGGGGGCCGATATTGTCCAGATGGAGGGGCAGGTCCGCTCCCTGACGAGGACGGCCGAGTTCCAGAAGTCCCTGGACAGGCTGGGGTACCTGCTTCGCCCGTCCGAAAAGGGGCCGGTCGTCGTAATCCCCCGGAACGATCTGATCCGGGCCACGAGCAGGGGATCCTCCCTTGCCCCGCAGGCGGAGCGGCAGATTCAGCGCCTTGCAGAAATCGTAAAGACCCATCCGGGAACGCGGCTGTCCATGACGGTCCACGGCTCCGGGAAACCGACCCGGACGGAAAACCGGAAGGGTACGGACGCCATGGCCCAGCTGCTGCGGAAGGCCTTTTTGAACGCCGGGATCTCCGACTCCGCCGTCGAGGCCTCCGGCGCGGGGACAGAGGCCCCCCTGTTCCCGAAAGGAAGCGGAGATGAGAACCGGAGGGTGGAGATTCAGGTGATCACGCTGCCCCCGGCCAAGTGAAAGGATTCATTTCGCCGCGTAAGGAAAGAGCGATGAGGAGATCTTTCATGAAACACCGTTCCGGTCTGACCGTTCCGATGATCTGTCTGATCGTCTGCTTTGCGATTACGACCGCCGGCACCGCCCGGGCCGCCTTCACCCTGGAGGACGAGCGGAAAGTGGGACGTGAATTCTACGAAAAGATGGAAAAGAGCAACGCCCTGTACAAGGAAAAGCGCGTCCAGTCCTACATAACAGAGTTGGGCAACAGCATCCTTTCGCACAGCAACAAGGCTCCCTTTGACTTCCATTTCTCCGTCTACAAGGACTCTGCCATCAACGCTTTTGCAACGCCCGGGGGATATGTCTACGTTTCCCGGGGTCTCATCGCCATCGCAGAGGACGAGGCCCAACTGGCCAGTGTCATGGCCCATGAAATCGCCCATGTGAACGCCCGTCACATCGCCAGGATCATCGAGAAATCAACGAAGGTGAACGTGGCCGCCTTGGCGGCCATTCTTGCCGGGGCGTTCCTGGGCGGAGGCAGCGACCTGGCCGCCGGGGCCATGGCCTTCTCCCTGGCCGCCGCCACAACCCTCAACCTGAAATACAGCCGGGAGCACGAGGAAGAAGCGGACCGCCTTGGACTTTCATACCTTATTTCAACAGGATACGATGGCCAGGGTTCGGTCGAAATGCTGCGCCTGATGCGGCGATACGAATACTACTCGAGCACCATCCCCTCGTATTTCAAAACCCACCCGGGAACGGACGACCGGATCCACTACCTCGACGGCATGCTTCAGACGGTTTACCGGAAGCAGCAGGGTAAGGACAACCTCTCGAAGCGGTTCGACAGAATCAGGATCGAGATGGCCCTGTCCAGGCCGGACGCGCAGGCGAATTACGCCTATTTCCGGGACCGGGTTAAGAAGAATCCGGCTTCCCTGGACGACCGGCTTGGCCTGGCGGTCTCCCTGGAAAGAACCGGCCGCGTTGCCGAGGCCCTGGAGATCTTTCACAAGATCCTGCAGGAAGCCCCGAACGACGCGGATATCCTGAGAGAAACCGGTATCGTCTATGTAAAGACCGGACGGACACAGGCGGCCATCGAACCGCTGCGGAAGGCCCTGCAGCTTGACCGGGACGACAGGGAAACCCTGCTCTACCTGGGAAGGGCCTACGGGACGATGGAAAATTATGAAGCCGCCGTAGACCTGTACCGGCGGCTGGAAAACGATCCTCCCCAGGAAGCGGACATCCTCTACAATATGGCCATGGCCTATGGCAGAACGGGCCGTACCGGGGACTACCACTATTTTTACGGCCTGTTCCTGAAGAAAAACGGCCGAAAGGACAACGCCCTCTACCACCTTGAAGAGGCCCGAAAGCTTCTTGGGCGGGACCCGGAAAAGTCCCGGCGCGTCCAGAAGGCAATCGATTCCCTCAAGAAGGGTCAGGACAACCCTGACTCGCCGCCATCCAATTCCGCCAAGAGGTGGGGAGCCTCCCGGCGGATGTAAGCCGAGTAAAGCTTCTCCCGCACGAACAGATCGAAAATATCCCCGTCGATGTGCCGGTCCTTCACCATGAACCCCACGATCTTGAGGGCTTCCGCCAGGGTCTTGCCCTTTGTGTAGGGCCTGTCCCGGGCCGTCAGGGCCTCGAAGACGTCCGCCAGGGCCAGGATGCGGGCCTGGATGGGTATCTCGGCCTCTTTGAGACCCAGCGGGTAGCCGGTGCCGTCGAGGCGCTCATGGTGGGACGATGCATATTCCGGCACGTGTTTGAGCTTCTTCGGGAACGGCAGTTGGGAGAGCATTTTGAAGGTCACAACCGTGTGGTTGTTGATGATTTCCCGCTCCGCATCGTTCAGGGTGCCCCGGCGGATGCTGAGGTTGGCACACTCGTCCTCCGTCAGGACCGGCAGTTCCTCGCCGTTGAGGCAATACTTCGTTTCCGTCAGTTCCTTCAGCCGCTTCACCTTGTCGTCCGGCAGGAATTCTCCGCCCAGATTGGTCGTCTCCAGAAATTTCAGGTCTTCGTCAAGATTCCGGGTAAAGTCATCTTCGTAATCCTCATCCGGCAGTTTCCCTCCGGCGCCGTCACCACGCGACTTCCGCCGAAGAACATCAATGATGTGGTTCTTCTTGATGATCTCGACGCGGGCCTTCAGGAGATCGATCCGGTCGCAGATCGTCTGCAGTTTCGTGGCCTTGTCCACGACATGCTCCGGCGTCGTGATCTTGCCCACGTCGTGTAGCCACGCCGCGAGCCGAAGTTCCCGCATCTCGTCGCTGTTCAGGTGGTAATTGTCATATGGCGGTTGCGTTGTTGCGTTGATCCGCTCGGCGATGTCCATGGTCAGCTCGGCGACGCGCCGGATGTGGCCGCCCGTATAGGGCGATTTTTCGTCGATGGCGCTGCCGATGGTCCGGATGAAGGATTCGAGGAGTTCTTCCAGGTCGCCGATGAGGCGGTTGTTGGTGAGCGCCACGGCGGCCTGAGAGGCCAGGGATTCCGTCATTTCCTGGCTCTCCTTGCTGAACGGAATCGTTTCGCCCGTCTCGGGGTCGCGGGGGTTGAGGAGCTGCAGAACGCCGATGATGTCGTTCTCATGGTTGCGCATGGGAAGGACAAGCATGGACTTGGACCGGTACCCCGTCCGCTCGTCGAATTTTTTCGTCCCCTCGAAGTTGAACCCCTCGGCATGGTAGACGTCGGGGATGTTCACCGCCTTGCCCGTCAGAGCCACGAAGGCGGAGACGTTCGAGAAATTCTCCGATCCGTCAGGGCAGTGAAGCGGAACGGCAGGCCAGGTGATCCGGTCCCCGGTTCCACCCATGCGGACATCCAGCGTTCCGTTCTGGACGATGGCAAACTGGAGCTCCTTCTCGTCGTCGGACATGATGTAGAGCGTCCCGCCGTCGGCGGTGGTGAACTCCCGGGCCTCGTCGATGATCATCTCCAGGAGCTTCCCCAGGTTCCGCTCCGCCGAGAGGGCCGAGCCGATCTGGGTAAGACGGCGTATCAGGCCAAGCTGGGCCTCGGTGAAGTCCTGGACTTCCGCAACGAGATGGTTCAGCAGGTGGTTCAACTGGGGATAGGCAGTGAACCGGATTTCGGGCTTCCGTTCGCTTGTCTCGTTCATGGGAAAAACCTCAACGGGGATTGTCGGCGCTATCGGCCGGACCTGGCCCGGCGGGACAGAACCGGAGCTCAACGGATCCGGACCCGGGATACATGCTGTTTCAGGATCTCCGCACATTTCTCCAGGTCCGGCGGTTCGGCTCCGGGGGGAGGAACAGCGGGATCGAGCTGTTTCGTTCGCGCGTATCTCTGTAGCACAAAACGGGGGGCGTTCTCCACGAGTTTCCCGATCTCCCGGAAATCCCGCTCAGCGAGGAGAGAGGGAACGACGGTGGTGCGGAATTCGCAGGGAAGACCGGAGGCCACGATGAGGGCGATGCTTTCCCGGATCCCCCGGCTGCTGTCACCGACGCCCGTCAGGGCGTCATATTTTTTCAGGGGGCCCTTGACGTCCATGGCCAGGAAATCGATCAGCCGCCGTTCGACCAGCTCCTTCAGGACCTCCGGCCGGGAGCCGTTGGTGTCGATCTTCACCAGGAAGTCCATTTCTTTCAGGCACCCGGCAAACGCCGCAAGGTCCGGCTGGAGGGTCGGCTCGCCGCCGGTGATGGACACTCCGTCGAGCTTACCCCGCCGCTTTGCCAGGAAACCGAGGATCTCCGCCTCGTCCAGGAGCGGTTCAAACCGTCCGGGATCGACCAGCTCCGGGTTGTGGCAGAAGGGACAGCGGAAGTTGCACCCCTGGGTGAATACGACGGCGCTGATCCGCCCGGGATAATCGATCAGGGAAACCTTCTGAAAACCACCGATTTTCATATAGAGAGCGATACTCCCAATGCCCGCATGCTCAGAACCCGTATTCCCTTCTCAGCTGGAACTCCGCCTGTTTTCCCTTGTTCCACTGCTGGACCGGCCGCAGGTATCCCACCACCCGGGAGTAAATCTCGCAGGGCGACTGGCATTCCGGGCATTCCTCCATCTCCCCCTTCAGATATCCGTGGGACGGGCAGATGCTGAAGGTGGGTGTAAAGGTCATGTACGGAAGGTGATAGCGGGTGCAGACCTTCCGGACGAGGCTCTTGACCGCTTCGGGGTCATCGACACGCTCCCCGGCAAACGTATGGAAGACGGTGCCCCCGGTGTACTTCGACTGAATCTCGTCCTGCAGGTCCAGGGCCTCGAAGATGTCGTCGGTGTAATTCACCGGCAACTGGGTCGAATTCGTATAGAAGGGCTCCGCCTTCTCCTCCCGGATGCGGTCCTCGTTGGCACAGAGGATCTCGGGATATTTTTCCTTGTCGATCTTGGCCAGCCGGTAGCTGGTCCCCTCGGCGGGGGTGGATTCCAGGTTGTAGTTGTTTCCCGTCTGGCGCTGGAAGTGGACCAGCCGGTCCCGCATGAAGTCGAGGACCTTCTTCGTGAACCGCTGGCCCTCGGGACTGGCCAGGTTTACGCCCAGCAGGTTCTGGCAGGCCTCGTTCATCCCCACCAGGCCGATGGTGGAAAAGTGGTTCTTCCAGTATTCGCCGAAGCGCTCCTTGATCTTGCGCAGATAGTGCCTCGTGTAGGGGTAAAGGTTCCCGTCGGTAAAGTTCTCCAGGACCTTGCGCTTCGTCTCCAGGCTCTCCCGGGCTACGCTCATCAGCCGCTCCAGGCGCTGGAGGTACTCGTCCTCCGAATTGGACAGGAAACCGATCCGGGGCATGTTGATGGTAATGACGCCGATGGAGCCCGTCAGGGGGTTGGAGCCGAACAGACCGCCGCCCCGCTTTTCCAGCTCGCGGTTGTCGATGCGGAGCCGGCAGCACATGCTTCGGGCATCCTCCGGATTCATGTCGGAGTTGATGAAGTTGGAGAAGTAGGGAACGCCGTACTTGGCCGTCATCTCCCAGAGACTGGCGAGGTTCGGGTCTTCCCAGTTGAAATTCTTGGTGACGTTGTAGGTCGGGATGGGAAACGTGAAGACCCTTCCCTTCGCGTCCCCTTCCGCCATCACCTCCAGGAACGCGCGGTTGAAGAGATTCATTTCCTTCTGAAAGTCTCCGTAGACGTCTTCCTGGGGCTGGCCGCCGATGATGACGGACTGATCCGCGTAGTACCGGGGCACCGTCACGTCGAGGGTGACGTTCGTGAAGGGCGTCTGGAAGCCGACCCGGGTCGGAACGTTGATGTTGAAGATGAATTCCTGGAGGGCCTGCTTGATCTCGATGTATTCGAGGTCGTCGTACCGGATGAAGGGCGCCAGCAGGGTGTCGAAGTTGGAAAAGGCCTGGGCACCCGCCGCCTCGCCCTGGAGGGTGTAGAAGAAATTGACGATCTGTCCCAGGGCACTCCTGAGATGCTTGGCGGGCCGGCTCTCGACCTTCCCGGAGACGCCGCGGAAGCCTTCCAGGAGCAGGTCGTAGAGATCCCAGCCGACGCAGTAGACCGACAGGAGGGAGAGGTCGTGGATGTGGAAATCTCCGTCCGAATGGGCCTTGCGGATCTCCGGGGAATAGATCTCGTTCAGCCAGTAGACCTTGCTCACTTCCGAAGAGATGTAGTTGTTGAGCCCCTGGAGGGAATAGTCCATATTGCTGTTTTCGTTTATCTTCCAGTCCTTCTTCTTGAGGTATTGGTCGACCAGGTCCACCTCCATCTTCTGGGTGATTTCCCGCAACCGGGCGTGCTGGTCCCGGTAGATGATGTAGGCCTTGGCTGTCTTGCGGTAGGGGGAATCGAGGAGTACTTCCTCTACGATGTCCTGGGCGTCCTCCACGGTCATGATGTTGCCGTTGTAGAGTTTTTCCGCCAGGTTGAGGACCCGGATGGTGAGCTTTCGGGCTGCCTTCTCGTCGAATTCCCCCGTCGCCTCCCCGGCCCTGGCGATGGCGTTCGTAATCTTCTCGGCGTTGAACTTGACGAGCCGCCCGTCCCGTTTCCTGATCTTTCCACGCATGGAAATTCCCTCCGCTTTCTTGTATGAACCGATTATTATAACGACGATGAATTACCCAACATATTGGGGTGGAGGTTCCCTTTTACCACTACATATTGGTGCAATCAAGAGGAAAATGGGGTAAGGGGAGGAACGGCACCCCTCAGGAACAACGGAGGAGGTTTCTTTTTTAAAAGGAAGTCAGGGGGTTGTTGTATCCGGGAGCGGCGGAAGAAACCGCTCCCGGATTTTTTCAGCGATACTCGCGCCGGACCTCGGCGAACCCTTCAAGGGCTCCCAGGATGGTCCGGTCGTCGACGCAGTAGGCGATGCGGAAATGCCCCGGACCGCCGAAACCGCTTCCGGGCACGGTCAGGATCCGCTTCGCCTGCAGGGCCCGCACGAAGGCCACGTCGTCCTCGATGGGGCTGCGGGGGAAAAGATAGAAGGCCCCCTCCGGTTTCGTCACCTCATAGCCGGCCTTGACGAGCCCCTCGTACAGGAGGTCCCGTTTCTTCCTGTAGATGTCCGCGTCCACCTGAATGCCCTGGAGGCGGCTGATCACCCGCTGCATCAGGGCCGGCGCGTTGACGAAACCGAGGATGCGGTTGCACAGGACCAGGGCTCCCAGGAGATCCTCCATCGGCTCGGCGGAAGGGTTGACGGCGATGTAGCCGATCCGTTCCCCCGGCAGGGACAGGTTCTTCGAGTAGGAGGAAGCCACGAGACTGTTTCCGTAGGCCGCCAGAATGCTGGGAACTTTCACGCCATCGTATACCAGTTCCCGGTAGGGCTCGTCGGATACCAGGTAGATCGTCTTTCCAAGAAGCCGGCTTTTCTCCGCCAGCATTCCTGCAAGCGCGTCGATGGAGGCCTTGTCATAAACGCGCCCTGTCGGGTTGTTGGGTGAATTGATGAGGACGACCTTCGTCTTGTCGGTGATGGCCTCGGACAGGGCATCCAGGTCGAGGGAAAAGTCCGGCCGCGTCGGGACGAGCTTCAGGACGCCGCCGGCGTTGTCCGCGTAGAAACGATATTCCACGAAGAAGGGGGTCGGGACGACGACCTCGTCCCCCGGATCCAGGAGCGACTTCAGGATGACATTGAGTGCTCCGCCGGCCCCGGCGGTCATGACGAGGTGATCCGCCGTCAGCGCGACGCCGTGAATCCCGGAGAGATGGTCTGCAACAGCCCGGCGGGTATCCGGGTAGCCCGCGTTGGGCATGTAGCCATGCATTCCCTCTGTTTCCTGGGCGGCCAGCCGCCTCAGTTCTTCCTTGAAGACCGCCGGGGGGTCCACGTTCGGGTTCCCGAGGCTGAAGTCGAAGACGTTTTCGGCGCCATGGATCTGCCTGAGGCGGACACCCTCCTCGAACATTTTGCGGATCCAGGAAGACTGGGAAATGAAGGATTGGATCTTCCGGGAGATGGCCATGAAATACCTCCTGGCTGGAGTTTGCCCGATATGCCTGTATGATGTGGTCCGGGCTGCGCCGGAAGCTTTGTACCACAGGGGTTGGACGGCGTCAACGCGGGGGTGCACCCTCATCTGGCAGCCACCTCCCAGGCAACGTGAGGTCATGCCCCGCCGGAACCTGGAATTCTTGACATTTCGCCGGCCCTGCCCTACATTGCCACCATCTCCCGGCTTCCGGACCCGTTGTAACCGATACCGGCAGACAGGGGAAATCCGAAGGAACACCAGAAACCACCATGCCCATCTACGAATACGAATGCAAAAAATGCAAGGATCGCTTTGAACTCCTGGTCCGTTCGAGCGACAGGGAAGCGGATCTTGCCTGCCCGTCCTGCCGGTCGAAGCGGATCCATAAGCTCATGTCCGCTTCCGCCGGAGGAAAATCGGGGTGCTCTTCCTGTGCCGCAACCTCCTGCAGCCCCGGCTGAGGGCACTGAGCCGATGCGGCGGTCCGCCGCATTTTCCCGTTGCCAACTCGACCCGGATTGGTTATAAGGCTCGCGCACTGCAGAGTCCCTCCGGAGAAGCCAAAGCGAAAAAGAACCGACGCCGCGAGTCGGAGCCGGCGGCGTTCCGGAGTCTCATAAAGACGAAAGGAGTTCCCGCATGAACATTCTTATTTTCGGACCCAACGGCAGCGGCAAGGGCACCCAGGGCGCCATCGTCCAGAAGAAGTTCGGCGTGCCCCACATCGAGACGGGCGTTATCTTCCGCCAGAACATCAAGGGGGGAACGGAACTGGGCATGAAGGCGAAGGCCTTCATCGACAAGGGCGAACTGGTCCCCGACGAGATCACCGTTCCCATGATCCTGAGCCGGCTGCAGGAAGACGACTGCAAGAAGGGCTGGCTGCTGGACGGCTTCCCGAGGAACCTGGCCCAGGCGGAGGCCCTCTGGAAGGCCCTGCAGGCGGCGGGCATGAAGCTCGACTTCGTCATCGAGATCCTCTTGGACAGGAAGATCGCCAAACAGCGCATCATGGGCCGGAGGCTCTGCGCCAATGACAACAACCATCCCAACAACATCTTCATCGACGCGATCAAGCCGGCGGAAAAAGACGGCAAGCCGGTGTGCCGGGTCTGCGGCTGCGAGACCCTGACGGCCCGGGCCGACGACCAGGACGAGGACGCCATCGACAAGCGTCACGGCATCTACTACGACACGAAGACCGGCTCCCTGGCGGCGGTTAACTATTTCAAGGAGCGCACGAAGGTCATCGGAGTGGACGGGACGGCCGGCGTCAAGGAAGTATCCGAAGACCTGCTCAAAAAGCTGGCGTAATCCGCATTCCGATAGAACAGGCGGCCCGGGGCATGGAGCACGGCCACCCGGGCCTCATGCGAAGAAACACAGGCCCTCCCGAAAACCGGGAGGGCTTTTCTTTTCTTGCCCGCATCATGGTTTTGTGATG
This genomic window from Syntrophaceae bacterium contains:
- a CDS encoding CopG family transcriptional regulator — protein: MNRRIGTITIIITNRADQANRINAILSEHGEAVIGRMGLPYPPKGLHIISLIVHATTDEIGSLTGKLGALEGVQVKSALTKA
- the hydG gene encoding [FeFe] hydrogenase H-cluster radical SAM maturase HydG produces the protein MTADFIDDGKIERLLDESKNPSRRRVEELIEKAKKLQGLTPEETAVLLQTEDPELLAEIGRTARQIKRDIYGNRLVLFAPLYIANFCSNNCLYCGFRKDNKDLKRVALSLEQIASEVSVLEREGHKRLLMLCGEHPGRSSLDYFVEAIETAYSVKTEKGGEIRRINVEIAPLEVEEFRRLKAAKIGTYVLFQETYHHGTYRRMHPSGPKKDYVRRLTAMHRAQEGGIDDVGIGALFGLYDYKFEVLGLLFHALQLERDCGVGPHTISIPRLEPALNAPAAIKPPHPVSDEEFKKLVAVIRMAVPYTGMILSTRETAALRSEVFDLGISQISAGSRTNPGGYREDSSEGFRAAQFNLGDTRTLDEVILDISTHGHIPSFCTACYRLGRTGADFMDLAKPGLIQKFCRTNAILTYKEYLQDYASPETKAVGDALIDRLLAETKSSRQRENLEKRLRKIEEGQRDLYV
- the hydE gene encoding [FeFe] hydrogenase H-cluster radical SAM maturase HydE; this encodes MSESPDRIAGLIGTARRGESLSREDLTLLLNLADEESLEALGTAADAVRREAVGDAVYLRGIVEFSNFCRQNCLYCGLRRDNRDIIRYRMDEDAVLAAVRRIRDRDIGTVVLQSGEDPAYTRGDLCRIVGRIRNETGLIVTLSVGERPLEDYRAFREAGADRYLLKHETASPDLYRRLRPGCMLEDRLRCLKDLRDLGYEVGTGNMVGLPGQTPEILADDLLLIRSLDADMLGIGPFIPHPGTPLAGAPGGDLKRTLRVLALARLLTRDTNIPATTALGTLHPEGRIRALRAGANIVMPDFTPETLRARYDIYPGKSTVPDGDILMARLREDLVLLERHTGKGPGGRVVPR
- a CDS encoding M48 family metalloprotease; amino-acid sequence: MKHRSGLTVPMICLIVCFAITTAGTARAAFTLEDERKVGREFYEKMEKSNALYKEKRVQSYITELGNSILSHSNKAPFDFHFSVYKDSAINAFATPGGYVYVSRGLIAIAEDEAQLASVMAHEIAHVNARHIARIIEKSTKVNVAALAAILAGAFLGGGSDLAAGAMAFSLAAATTLNLKYSREHEEEADRLGLSYLISTGYDGQGSVEMLRLMRRYEYYSSTIPSYFKTHPGTDDRIHYLDGMLQTVYRKQQGKDNLSKRFDRIRIEMALSRPDAQANYAYFRDRVKKNPASLDDRLGLAVSLERTGRVAEALEIFHKILQEAPNDADILRETGIVYVKTGRTQAAIEPLRKALQLDRDDRETLLYLGRAYGTMENYEAAVDLYRRLENDPPQEADILYNMAMAYGRTGRTGDYHYFYGLFLKKNGRKDNALYHLEEARKLLGRDPEKSRRVQKAIDSLKKGQDNPDSPPSNSAKRWGASRRM
- a CDS encoding HD domain-containing protein, with translation MNETSERKPEIRFTAYPQLNHLLNHLVAEVQDFTEAQLGLIRRLTQIGSALSAERNLGKLLEMIIDEAREFTTADGGTLYIMSDDEKELQFAIVQNGTLDVRMGGTGDRITWPAVPLHCPDGSENFSNVSAFVALTGKAVNIPDVYHAEGFNFEGTKKFDERTGYRSKSMLVLPMRNHENDIIGVLQLLNPRDPETGETIPFSKESQEMTESLASQAAVALTNNRLIGDLEELLESFIRTIGSAIDEKSPYTGGHIRRVAELTMDIAERINATTQPPYDNYHLNSDEMRELRLAAWLHDVGKITTPEHVVDKATKLQTICDRIDLLKARVEIIKKNHIIDVLRRKSRGDGAGGKLPDEDYEDDFTRNLDEDLKFLETTNLGGEFLPDDKVKRLKELTETKYCLNGEELPVLTEDECANLSIRRGTLNDAEREIINNHTVVTFKMLSQLPFPKKLKHVPEYASSHHERLDGTGYPLGLKEAEIPIQARILALADVFEALTARDRPYTKGKTLAEALKIVGFMVKDRHIDGDIFDLFVREKLYSAYIRREAPHLLAELDGGESGLS